CCCGATTTAAAAAACATAGTTGTACCTGTTGCGTCTGTGCCTGTGTTTCGGGGCCTCGGCTCGCCAGCCGACTCAGGATGTTCCTCTCGGACATCTGGAGTCGCACGGCAACAGGCGGTATCCGGGCGATGGTTGCTGGGAGCCGGGTGACATCTGCCTTCATGTCACTCAGCAGCTCCTCCAACTGCTTCAGcactgagacacagagagagggcaAATAAGGACCTGTACTCTCTCACCCACTGAGCTCGAGAGTttgtttaaacatatttatggTTCATCTATGggaaataataagaaataatgGAAATA
The nucleotide sequence above comes from Channa argus isolate prfri chromosome 1, Channa argus male v1.0, whole genome shotgun sequence. Encoded proteins:
- the LOC137131368 gene encoding chromodomain-helicase-DNA-binding protein 4-like — encoded protein: MSEDPSHPSMALNTRFSEVECLAESHQHLSKESMSGNKPANAVLHKVLKQLEELLSDMKADVTRLPATIARIPPVAVRLQMSERNILSRLASRGPETQAQTQQMSQQ